AGATTCGGTAATAATGGTTTGCGAAGTTACGAGCAACGCTCCACCGCCAATTCCCTGACATAATCTGAAGAATACCAGCTCCCAAATATTTTCGGCATTTCCACATAAAAACGAAAATATGGTAAATATAATAATGGATGCTGCAAAATAATTTCTTCTTCCGAACTGCTGCGAAAGCCAGCTCGTCATAGGTACAACAATAACGTTACCAATAGCATATGCTGTGATTACCCAACCCACTTCAGAAAGTGTGGCACCCATGTTTCCCTTCATTTCGTTGAGGGCAACATTTACAATCGTGGAATCCACAATTTCTAGCAAAGCACAAAGAATCGCTGTAATCGTAATGATCACTCTTCGGGCTCCATATTCTACTAATGAATCTTGCATTGATTTTTTAATGTGTTTTAAAGAAGGTTGAGGTTAAAATTTAGCTTGAGAATAAAATATTTCTAAAGCCTAAAATCATTACTCCTCATCTTTAAGAATTATAAAAAGTGAATTGTCAATAGTTAATCAACTTCATGGTCAACTTTACTACTTCATTTTCAATCTGTCATCAGTCATCGTCAAAACCTTCATCAATCTTCCTGCATTTAATTCCTCAACATTCGCAATTGACTCGCCTCAGCAAAACTGACAATTCACTTATATACTTTTTTATAAAAAATGAATTGTCAATACCCCATCAACATTGTTACCGATCTTCAGCTGCATTTCCATTCACAATCGATTTGCTTCCGCAAAATTGACAATTCACTTCACTAACTTTTTCAATATTATTTTAAAGAAACTTCTGCTTTCACATTCATCCCTGTTCTTAATCTTTTTGCAATGTTTGGATCTAATTTTACAAAATCGATTTTTATAGGAAGTCTCTGTACAACTTTTACAAAGTTTCCACTTGCATTATCGGGAGGCAAAATTGAGAATGTAGATCCTGTTGCAGGAGAAAATGAGCTTACTACACCGTCAAATTCCGTATCAGGAAAAGCATCAATTTCTATTTTCACTTTTTGTCCTTCAACCATTTTAGCAACCTGAGTTTCTTTAAAATTTGCAATTACCCATTTCTGATCATTTTTAACCAAGCTAAATAATTGTGCACCTGCCTGTAAAAACTGACCTGCCTGAATAGGAACTTTCCCAACAAAACCATCTTCCGGAGCTACGATAACCGTATAAGAAAGATTTAATTTTGCACTTTCTACATCCACTTCTCTCTGTTTCGCTACCGAACCGGCAACTGAAATCTGTTGAGAACTTGCTTCTGTTTGTGAAGATGCAATTCCTGTTTGTTGTGCAATCTGGTTTCTTGTATCTACTAAAACCTGCAATTGTTTATCTGCAGATTGCTTTGCTGCTAAAGCCTGTTCGTACTGCTGTTCTGTAATTGAATGATCTTTTACAAGAACTGAATATCTTTTTAAATCCTGAGCCGTTTTCCAAACGTTTACTTTTGCCGCTTCAATTTGTGCATTTGCTGTTGCTACAGCTGCTTGTGAGCTGCTAATATTTTTTGAAGTTGCATTGGTAGAAGACTGAGCAGATGAAATATTGCTTTTTGCGGTTGACAAAGCTGCCTGAGCTTGCTCTAAAGCCATTTTCTGATCTTTGTTATCTAAAATAACCAATGTATCACCTTTTTTTACAAACTGATTGTCTTTTACTTTTACTTCTGCTACATATCCTGAGATTTTAGAAATTACAGGGTTCATATTAGAAGCGATTTGAGCATCATCCGTTTCTTCATGAAACTGACCGTAAGTGTAAGATCTATAACCGAAAATTCCGCCCCCGATTACTACTACGGCTAAAATGATCGGAAAAACTAAACTTTTTTTCTTTTTAGGTTCAGTTACTTGAGTATTGTTATTTTCCATTTTGGATATTGTCTGTTTTTTATTTGATTGTTAAAGTTCCTGTTGTCTGCAATAGTTTTCTATACGCTAATGCAGCATCTGCTTTTGCATTGATAACGCCAACATTGGCAGCAATCTGAGCCGCATCTGCATCCAATAATTCTGTCATGGTTGCAAGACCGTTATCATATTTGTTTTTTGTAATTCTGTAGTTTTCGTTAGCTTGTACCGCTGCTTTTTCGAAAACTGTAATTCTTTTTTTAGAATAATCTGAGTTTTGATATTCTCTGTTGACGTCTAATTTAATATTGTCGTTCAACAGTTCGTTGGTTGCAGACAACTGCATTTCTCTGGCTTTTGATTGCTTTAAAGAAGAATTTTCTTTCCAAAGGTTAGATAGATTGTAAGAAATTCCTACTCCAACATTCACGGCATTATAAATCGTTAAAAATTTCGGGATATCTGCTGCTACATAACCTCCTGTAAATGCAATAGAAGGAAGATTTTCTGCTTTTGCCGATTTCGTTCCCAATTCTGCGGCTTTTCTTTGCTGATCTAAAGCTTGAAGATCTTTACGGTTTTCTCTCGCTTCATTCAGATAAAAACTAACAGGTTTTACATCATCAGATTCATCCAAATAGTTTTGATCAACTTCGATCTCCGTAGTTTCCGGAAGACCAAGAAGCAAATCCATATTGATATTGGCAATGTTGTAATTGTTTTTAGCTTCTAATAACTGCAGTTCAATATTTGAAGTCTGAAGGTTTGCTTTCAAACGGTCGTTTCTTGCAATCACTCCATTATTTTCAAGCTTAAGAAAAGTTTCGTCTCTTTTTTGAGAAGCCGTAAGATTTTCTTCTAAAACTTTAATCGATTGGTTGGCTTTAAATAAGTTATTATAAGCCTGAGCTACATTATACGCAATGGCGATTTTATCATTTTCAGTGCTCAATTTTGATGCTTCCACCAAATACTTTGCAGACTGAATTCCGTATTTTATTCTTCCACCGCTGTAAATAGGTACGCTAAGATTTGCCGAACCATATGCAACCTGATGAACTTCCGGTCCTCCTGCTGCAGAAACTCCTGGAAGTTTCAGATCAATGTTCGGTTTTATCGGAAGATACATATAACTCCCCGAAACTTTCAATTCCGGAAGCTGTCTGTTTTTTGCTTCCAAAAGATCGGCTGTAGCTTCTTCTATTTTGGCAGCATCTATTTTTAAACTTTTACTGTTCTGGATTCCCAACTGTACCGCCTCATCAAGACTTAACTGTTTTTTCTCCTGAGCATTAGTGTACATCATTCCTACGAAAAGGGACAGTACAATAGCTGAGTTATTTATTCTCTTCATAACCTAAAAGGTCTTTTAAAATATGTTTTATATGTTTCTTGAGTTCTGAATAATATTTTTCCTCAAAAGCTTCCTCATCTTCAGTATTATTAAGAAATTCTTTATACATACCTTTGGCGTTTGATGCGTAAAAAAGCGTTCCGCTTACGGTAGAATGTAATAAATAGATGGGTGGGTTTTTGGTGAAAATTCCTTTCTGAATTCCGCTTTCCAAAATTTTAGAATACATGGAAATGAAACTCATTTTAGTTTCCTTTAAAAATTCCACAATCTGAGGATTTTCTGTATGAAGCTGCTCTCTCTGCATAATTCTGTAAAAGCATTTGTGGTGCCTTACTCTGCCAGCAAACTGATCAACAATTCTTTCAATTTTTTCCCATTCATTAATATCTGTTCTTTCTAAAATATCTTTAGAAAAAAACTGTCCTTCATTCATTCTGTACTCCACCAATTTCTCATAAAGCTTTTCTTTAGAACCGAAATAATAAGAAATCATTGAAATATTTACATTGGCAGCTTTAGAAATCTCTCTTGTAGAAGTTCCCTGAAAACCATTTTCCGCAAATAGTTTTTCTGCAGCGAATAATATATTTTCTTCTTTTGAAATCATCTTTAGTAATTTTCGGGTGCAAATGTACAACGCTTTTTTGTTAAAATCAAACGATTGATTGATTTTTTAATTTATTTTTAATTCTTTATATATTTCCAATTAATTTTATATTTACTTAAAATCAATTTTTATGGGCTTTTTCAGTTTTCTTTTTGGCAGAAAAAAACAGACGGAGAAAATCAATCCTCCCGCAGAAGATCAATCTGTTAAAATTTCAGAATCCGGAGTAAAATTCGATCTGGAAATTGTAGAAGCTTATAAAAGATATCATTCAGATCCTTCTTCAGATATAAGTTTAGACATCGAAGATCAAAACGGAAAAAGTGTTCCGCCACACGTTGCTTATTCTCAGATATTTTCTGAGTGGGCAAAAATTCAGTCTAAATGGGATAGAATGTCTGTGCTTTATGAATTTTGGGATAATTCTCAACTTGAAAAACTGGAAGA
Above is a genomic segment from Chryseobacterium mulctrae containing:
- a CDS encoding TetR/AcrR family transcriptional regulator → MISKEENILFAAEKLFAENGFQGTSTREISKAANVNISMISYYFGSKEKLYEKLVEYRMNEGQFFSKDILERTDINEWEKIERIVDQFAGRVRHHKCFYRIMQREQLHTENPQIVEFLKETKMSFISMYSKILESGIQKGIFTKNPPIYLLHSTVSGTLFYASNAKGMYKEFLNNTEDEEAFEEKYYSELKKHIKHILKDLLGYEENK
- a CDS encoding TolC family protein: MKRINNSAIVLSLFVGMMYTNAQEKKQLSLDEAVQLGIQNSKSLKIDAAKIEEATADLLEAKNRQLPELKVSGSYMYLPIKPNIDLKLPGVSAAGGPEVHQVAYGSANLSVPIYSGGRIKYGIQSAKYLVEASKLSTENDKIAIAYNVAQAYNNLFKANQSIKVLEENLTASQKRDETFLKLENNGVIARNDRLKANLQTSNIELQLLEAKNNYNIANINMDLLLGLPETTEIEVDQNYLDESDDVKPVSFYLNEARENRKDLQALDQQRKAAELGTKSAKAENLPSIAFTGGYVAADIPKFLTIYNAVNVGVGISYNLSNLWKENSSLKQSKAREMQLSATNELLNDNIKLDVNREYQNSDYSKKRITVFEKAAVQANENYRITKNKYDNGLATMTELLDADAAQIAANVGVINAKADAALAYRKLLQTTGTLTIK
- a CDS encoding HlyD family secretion protein — protein: MENNNTQVTEPKKKKSLVFPIILAVVVIGGGIFGYRSYTYGQFHEETDDAQIASNMNPVISKISGYVAEVKVKDNQFVKKGDTLVILDNKDQKMALEQAQAALSTAKSNISSAQSSTNATSKNISSSQAAVATANAQIEAAKVNVWKTAQDLKRYSVLVKDHSITEQQYEQALAAKQSADKQLQVLVDTRNQIAQQTGIASSQTEASSQQISVAGSVAKQREVDVESAKLNLSYTVIVAPEDGFVGKVPIQAGQFLQAGAQLFSLVKNDQKWVIANFKETQVAKMVEGQKVKIEIDAFPDTEFDGVVSSFSPATGSTFSILPPDNASGNFVKVVQRLPIKIDFVKLDPNIAKRLRTGMNVKAEVSLK